A single window of Poecilia reticulata strain Guanapo linkage group LG10, Guppy_female_1.0+MT, whole genome shotgun sequence DNA harbors:
- the LOC103471341 gene encoding T-cell leukemia homeobox protein 3: MEQAPSAPSPPPKPVNHEPISFGIDQILGAGSEPESGRTPGRQSVSDLSNGDAYYSLGNPSGANAPSYTALSISLSGIMPPADASGSYGENRSLGSRGVIRVPAHRPVTAPGPPAPVQSAVPGFGGLCFPWIGNRFAKDRISAALVPFAVTRRIGHPYQNRTPPKRKKPRTSFSRVQICELEKRFHRQKYLASAERAALAKSLKMTDAQVKTWFQNRRTKWRRQTAEEREAERQQANRLILQLQQSALQKSLSESAVSDPLCAHNSSLYALQNLQPWAEDRE, from the exons ATGGAGCAAGCACCAAGCGCGCCGAGTCCTCCTCCAAAACCAGTCAACCACGAACCCATCAGCTTCGGCATCGACCAGATTCTGGGAGCCGGTTCGGAGCCGGAGAGCGGGCGCACGCCGGGCAGACAGAGTGTATCGGATTTAAGCAACGGGGACGCCTATTACAGCTTAGGAAACCCGAGCGGTGCCAACGCGCCCTCATACACGGCGCTGTCCATCTCCCTCTCTGGGATCATGCCTCCAGCGGATGCTTCGGGTTCGTACGGAGAGAACAGGAGCCTGGGCAGCCGGGGTGTGATACGAGTTCCCGCTCACAGACCTGTAACGGCCCCGGGACCCCCGGCACCTGTCCAGAGCGCTGTTCCCGGGTTTGGAGGACTGTGCTTCCCTTGGATAGGAAACAGGTTCGCCAAGGACAGAATATCAG CGGCTCTGGTTCCTTTTGCAGTCACTCGGCGGATAGGTCACCCGTATCAGAACCGGACGCCTCCGAAGCGGAAAAAGCCCAGAACCTCTTTTTCCAGAGTCCAGATCTGCGAGCTGGAGAAGCGCTTTCACCGGCAGAAGTATCTGGCCAGCGCCGAGCGGGCGGCTCTGGCCAAGAGCCTGAAGATGACCGACGCGCAGGTCAAAACCTGGTTTCAGAACCGCAGAACCAAGTGGAG GAGACAAACTGCCGAGGAGAGGGAGGCGGAGCGTCAGCAGGCCAATCGCCtgatcctgcagctgcagcagtccGCCCTCCAGAAGTCCCTGAGCGAATCCGCGGTGTCGGATCCTCTGTGCGCCCATAACTCCTCCCTGTACGCTCTGCAGAACCTCCAGCCGTGGGCCGAGGACAGGGAATAG
- the kcnip1a gene encoding Kv channel-interacting protein 1 isoform X2: MGAVVGTLTMQTKQRRPSRDKADDDLEMTIVCHRPEGLDQLEAQTNFNKRELQVLYRGFKNECPSGVVNEETFKQIYSQFFPHGDASTYAHYLFNAFDTGNTGSIKFEDFVTALSILLRGSVTEKLQWTFNLYDINRDGYINKEEMTDIVRAIYDMMGKYTYPVLKTDAPKQHVDAFFQKMDKNRDGVVTLDEFLFSCQEDENIMRSLQLFENVI, from the exons aCAAAGCCGACGATGACTTGGAGATGACCATCGTGTGCCATCGGCCGGAGGGCCTCGACCAGCTCGAAGCTCAAACCAACTTCAATAAAAGAGAGCTCCAAGTTCTCTACCGGGGCTTCAAGAAC GAATGTCCCAGTGGAGTTGTTAACGAGGAAACCTTCAAGCAAATCTACTCACAGTTTTTTCCACATGGGG ACGCCAGCACTTACGCTCACTACCTGTTCAATGCTTTTGACACCGGCAACACAGGATCAATAAAGTTTGAG GACTTTGTTACAGCTTTATCCATCCTCCTAAGAGGTTCTGTCACAGAGAAACTCCAGTGGACCTTTAATCTCTACGACATCAACAGAGATGGATACATCAACAAAGAG GAGATGACAGACATCGTCAGAGCAATATATGACATGATGGGGAAATACACATACCCTGTCCTGAAAACTGATGCACCCAAACAACATGTGGATGCCTTCTTCCAA aaaatggacaaaaatcGAGACGGTGTCGTCACGCTTGATGAATTCCTCTTTTCTTGTCAAGAG gaTGAAAACATCATGAGgtctctgcagctttttgaaaatgtcatctAA